A genomic region of Nostoc sp. UHCC 0702 contains the following coding sequences:
- a CDS encoding recombinase family protein: MLSYSVWIIGSSRSGKTTRLLEHFCQWLQNDNHQLESFYTKKGVAQAGVSIVKSFYLQKTEPGVLVLAANDENRRNLGDKIVTATLGKYPVRAKTILGFFQDEVILFWPLLIQSLNLKAQFPVRLRPETEQELATKLWRSQLDEETLRRAGVNEYRLVRRILDLLQLSAYSGTPCENIAEILQRSSQENAINLEPEFLGSLLIDWRNWCLERGLLTYGIITELYTQHLLSDRNYQQHLTQRYQAVLADDVDEYPGVARRLFDFLLDQGAVGAFSYNPDGAVRLGLGADPNYLEGLAGRCRIESLAKPPLESLADRLATPMVELVTESIVLSSLPDTVQSIQTTSRAQLLRQTAEAIANAIKSGQVEADQVAIIAPGLDAIARYTIVEILNKQNILVESLNDQRPLISSPVIRALLTMLALVYPGLGRLVDRDAVAEMLVVLSRRQQPPENSSELSTNSAFSTDIDPVRAGLIADYCFVPHPDRPNLLPVTTFERWDRIGYAASTAYSQILEWLEKQRSQQELRLIPSPISLLDRAIQQFLWNGSNLPYDQLAALRELLETAQHYWEIDSRLKQTNSQFKIQNSELSPSSPSSPSSPSSPQSALAEFIQLLRRGTITANPYPLRPIGPAKKAVTLATIFQYRSSRRFHRWHFWLDAGSPLWAKGGAATLFGAPFFLQDRLGEPWTAEDEKLAESERLRRILADLLSRVSHKVYLCHSDLAVNGQELLGPLLPLVHACVPFELSVT, encoded by the coding sequence GTGCTGTCTTATTCTGTTTGGATTATAGGCAGTAGCCGCAGTGGTAAGACCACTCGGTTATTAGAGCATTTTTGTCAATGGTTACAAAATGACAATCATCAACTAGAATCATTTTATACTAAAAAGGGTGTCGCTCAAGCAGGTGTTAGCATAGTAAAATCCTTCTATCTTCAAAAAACAGAGCCAGGAGTTTTAGTGCTGGCTGCCAATGATGAAAATCGCCGAAACTTAGGTGATAAAATTGTCACAGCTACTCTAGGGAAATATCCTGTTCGTGCTAAAACTATTCTAGGTTTTTTTCAAGATGAAGTTATTTTATTTTGGCCTTTATTAATTCAGTCATTGAATTTAAAAGCACAATTTCCGGTCAGGTTACGCCCGGAAACTGAGCAAGAATTAGCAACAAAACTCTGGCGTTCTCAATTAGATGAAGAAACTTTACGCCGTGCGGGAGTAAATGAGTATCGCTTGGTGCGGCGCATCCTGGACTTATTGCAATTATCTGCTTACAGTGGCACACCTTGTGAAAATATTGCTGAGATTTTGCAAAGAAGCTCACAGGAGAATGCTATCAATTTAGAGCCGGAATTCCTAGGCTCTTTGCTCATAGATTGGCGTAACTGGTGTTTAGAGAGAGGGTTACTAACTTATGGAATTATTACCGAACTCTACACTCAGCACTTATTGAGCGATCGCAATTACCAACAACACCTAACTCAACGTTACCAGGCTGTGCTAGCGGATGATGTAGATGAGTATCCTGGGGTAGCGCGTCGGTTATTCGATTTTCTCTTAGATCAAGGTGCAGTGGGGGCATTTAGCTATAATCCTGATGGTGCGGTGCGGCTGGGATTAGGAGCAGATCCCAACTACCTAGAAGGGTTAGCAGGGCGTTGTCGTATAGAAAGTTTGGCTAAGCCACCTTTAGAGTCTTTAGCAGATAGACTTGCTACACCAATGGTGGAATTAGTCACAGAATCAATAGTGCTATCAAGTTTACCAGATACAGTGCAATCAATTCAAACTACTTCCCGCGCTCAATTGTTACGGCAAACAGCAGAAGCGATCGCTAATGCCATCAAATCAGGACAAGTAGAAGCCGACCAAGTAGCAATTATTGCACCAGGTTTAGATGCGATCGCTCGTTATACCATAGTAGAAATTCTCAACAAGCAAAACATCCTGGTAGAGTCACTTAACGACCAACGCCCGCTCATTAGTTCACCCGTCATCCGAGCATTGCTCACCATGCTGGCTCTAGTGTATCCTGGATTAGGTCGCCTAGTAGACCGGGATGCCGTAGCAGAGATGCTTGTAGTATTAAGTAGAAGGCAACAACCACCAGAAAACTCTTCAGAACTTAGTACTAACTCAGCATTCAGCACCGATATTGACCCGGTACGCGCTGGATTGATAGCAGATTACTGCTTTGTACCCCATCCCGACCGCCCCAACTTGCTGCCAGTGACAACCTTCGAGCGCTGGGATAGAATCGGCTATGCAGCTAGTACCGCCTATAGTCAGATATTAGAGTGGTTAGAGAAACAGCGATCGCAACAAGAACTGCGACTGATTCCTAGCCCCATTTCCCTATTAGATAGGGCAATTCAGCAGTTTTTGTGGAATGGTAGCAATCTCCCCTACGACCAACTAGCAGCACTGCGGGAATTACTAGAAACCGCCCAACACTATTGGGAAATAGACAGTAGACTAAAACAAACCAATTCCCAATTCAAAATTCAAAATTCAGAATTATCGCCCTCATCCCCCTCATCTCCCTCATCCCCCTCATCACCCCAATCAGCACTTGCCGAATTCATTCAACTACTACGGCGTGGTACCATCACCGCTAACCCCTATCCCTTGCGCCCCATTGGCCCAGCCAAAAAGGCTGTCACCTTAGCAACTATCTTTCAATACCGTTCTAGTAGAAGATTTCACCGCTGGCATTTTTGGCTGGATGCTGGTTCCCCCCTGTGGGCAAAAGGTGGTGCAGCTACTTTATTCGGTGCGCCGTTTTTCCTACAAGATAGGTTGGGAGAACCTTGGACAGCAGAAGATGAAAAATTGGCAGAGTCAGAAAGACTGAGAAGGATTTTGGCAGATTTGCTTTCTCGTGTTTCCCACAAAGTTTATTTGTGTCACAGCGATTTAGCTGTAAATGGACAAGAACTACTAGGGCCGTTGTTACCTTTAGTACATGCTTGTGTACCATTTGAACTCTCTGTTACTTGA
- a CDS encoding response regulator — MQGSIKRILICDDVADNTFLLETILQAEDCQIEIVDSGVAVLDKLETDPNHPNLLILDVQMPKMDGFEVALRLRESDKFKFIPILLVTGLDEDDVKKALDIKIDGFIQKPFDPDAVISQVQAILHQN; from the coding sequence ATGCAGGGTTCTATTAAGCGTATATTAATTTGTGATGATGTCGCTGATAATACTTTTCTTCTAGAAACGATTTTGCAAGCAGAGGATTGTCAGATTGAAATTGTCGATTCGGGTGTAGCAGTGTTGGACAAGTTGGAAACCGATCCTAACCACCCCAACCTACTAATACTAGATGTTCAGATGCCAAAAATGGATGGTTTTGAAGTTGCACTACGCCTTAGAGAATCGGATAAATTTAAATTTATTCCTATTTTGTTGGTGACAGGTTTGGATGAAGATGATGTTAAGAAAGCTCTTGATATAAAGATTGATGGATTTATTCAAAAGCCCTTTGACCCTGACGCAGTAATATCTCAAGTGCAAGCAATTTTACACCAGAATTGA
- a CDS encoding Crp/Fnr family transcriptional regulator, with protein MLTQNRLLAKLPANELERLHPHLEIVSLSLGQVIIEPNSPIPYVYFPVNSLLSMVTMMEDGSTVESGCIGREGMGGVSILLDTNITPMQTLAQIPGQAVRVKATILKEAFDRGGVLQKLLHRYIHTIIVLGSQSAACNRLHQIEARLCRWLLMSSDGVGSQSLPLTQEFLSTMLGVRRSGVSEAASKLQSRGLICYQRGHIQIVDRKSLETAACECYGIVRAEYNRLFGSCHNTI; from the coding sequence ATGCTTACGCAAAATCGACTGCTTGCCAAATTACCTGCTAATGAGCTAGAACGCTTGCATCCTCATCTGGAGATAGTCTCGCTCTCTCTAGGACAGGTGATCATCGAGCCAAATTCGCCTATCCCATATGTCTATTTTCCTGTTAACTCATTGCTCTCTATGGTAACGATGATGGAGGACGGCTCAACAGTCGAATCCGGCTGTATTGGACGTGAGGGGATGGGAGGCGTGTCAATTCTTTTGGATACAAACATAACACCGATGCAGACGTTGGCACAAATCCCAGGACAAGCCGTGCGTGTCAAAGCTACTATCCTCAAAGAAGCATTCGACAGAGGGGGCGTGCTGCAAAAGCTTCTTCACCGTTACATACATACAATCATTGTTCTTGGTTCACAAAGTGCAGCCTGCAACCGTCTTCATCAAATAGAAGCAAGGCTGTGCCGCTGGTTGCTAATGAGCAGCGACGGCGTAGGCTCACAGTCACTTCCCCTCACGCAAGAATTTCTGTCTACGATGCTTGGCGTTAGGCGTTCTGGAGTTAGCGAAGCTGCTAGTAAACTTCAAAGCAGGGGCTTAATCTGTTACCAGCGCGGACACATCCAGATTGTTGACAGAAAAAGCTTGGAAACAGCCGCCTGCGAATGTTACGGCATAGTCAGGGCAGAATATAATCGCTTGTTTGGCTCTTGCCATAACACCATTTGA
- the mutL gene encoding DNA mismatch repair endonuclease MutL has protein sequence MASTIQALPKEVVYLITAGEVIDSLASVVRELVENSLDAGATRIVVSLWPLQWRIRVADNGCGMNLDDLQQAATAHSTSKIRSSDDLWKINSLGFRGEALHSLTTLAELEILSRPADGKLGWRVVYGDGGKAMQVEATAIAPGTVVTVSNLFANCLSRRQGLPTTSQQMKAVQATIHQIALCHPQVTWQVWQNDRQWFTIYPACTAGKLLPQILSQVRPGDLQEVKLDLPNPSLPTPNSSLSLVVGLPDRCHRRRPDWVRVAINRRIIKSPELEQTILSAFHKTLPRDRYPVCFLHLVISPEQINWNRNPAKTEIYLNEISYWQEQISQGIDQALRINCANLKESIHTSRVSKLLKAAETKGNYNFNSQNPNEDNKTPNSLKAVAQVNNTYIVAEYPGGMWLVEQHIAHERILYEQLCDSWQLVPVEPAIILYQLSPDQVSQLQRIGLDIETFGEQLWAVRNIPAMLQQREDCAEAILELSWGGDLQTAQVAVACRSAMRNGTPMNLQEMQKLLDDWQRTRNPRTCPHGRPIYLSLEESALARFFRRNWVIGKSHGI, from the coding sequence ATGGCATCTACTATTCAAGCTTTACCCAAAGAAGTCGTGTATCTGATTACGGCTGGAGAAGTCATCGACTCTCTAGCATCTGTAGTGCGGGAACTGGTAGAAAATTCTCTCGATGCGGGTGCAACGCGAATTGTGGTTTCTCTATGGCCTTTGCAATGGCGTATCCGCGTTGCAGATAATGGTTGCGGGATGAACTTAGACGACTTGCAACAGGCGGCCACAGCCCACAGTACTAGTAAAATTCGCTCTAGTGATGATTTGTGGAAAATCAACAGTTTGGGTTTTCGCGGTGAAGCGTTACACAGTTTGACAACTCTGGCAGAATTGGAAATTTTGAGTCGTCCAGCAGACGGAAAGTTAGGGTGGCGGGTTGTTTATGGCGATGGGGGTAAAGCCATGCAAGTGGAAGCAACAGCGATCGCTCCTGGTACAGTAGTCACAGTCTCAAATTTATTCGCCAATTGTTTATCTCGCCGTCAAGGCTTACCCACAACATCACAGCAAATGAAAGCTGTGCAAGCTACAATTCATCAAATTGCTTTGTGTCATCCTCAAGTTACCTGGCAAGTTTGGCAAAATGACCGTCAATGGTTTACCATCTATCCTGCCTGCACAGCCGGCAAGCTGTTACCGCAGATTTTATCGCAAGTGCGACCAGGCGACTTACAAGAAGTTAAATTAGACCTTCCCAACCCCTCACTTCCAACTCCAAACTCCTCACTCTCACTAGTGGTAGGATTGCCAGATCGGTGTCACCGCCGTCGCCCAGATTGGGTGCGAGTAGCTATTAACAGGCGGATAATCAAGTCACCCGAACTAGAGCAAACTATTCTGAGTGCATTTCACAAAACATTACCACGCGATCGCTATCCAGTTTGTTTTTTGCATCTTGTGATTTCGCCCGAACAAATTAACTGGAATCGCAACCCGGCAAAAACCGAAATTTACCTCAACGAAATCAGTTATTGGCAAGAACAAATTAGCCAAGGAATTGATCAAGCACTCCGCATTAATTGTGCCAATCTGAAAGAATCTATTCACACATCACGAGTTAGCAAATTACTCAAAGCCGCAGAAACAAAAGGCAACTATAATTTTAATTCTCAAAATCCCAATGAGGATAACAAAACTCCTAACTCCCTAAAAGCTGTAGCCCAAGTCAATAATACTTATATTGTTGCTGAATATCCTGGGGGAATGTGGTTAGTAGAACAGCACATTGCCCATGAACGAATTTTGTATGAACAATTGTGTGATAGCTGGCAACTTGTTCCCGTTGAACCAGCAATTATTCTTTATCAATTGTCGCCAGATCAAGTTTCTCAACTGCAACGCATCGGTTTAGATATTGAAACCTTTGGGGAACAACTTTGGGCAGTTCGTAATATACCCGCAATGTTGCAGCAGCGAGAAGATTGTGCTGAAGCAATTTTAGAACTGAGTTGGGGAGGCGACTTACAAACAGCCCAAGTCGCCGTCGCTTGTCGCAGTGCTATGCGTAACGGTACACCAATGAACCTGCAAGAAATGCAGAAATTACTGGATGATTGGCAACGCACTCGCAACCCCCGCACCTGTCCCCACGGACGCCCGATTTATCTATCGTTGGAAGAGTCAGCTTTGGCGCGGTTTTTTCGGCGTAATTGGGTGATTGGTAAAAGCCACGGGATTTGA
- a CDS encoding rhodanese-like domain-containing protein has translation MSSNLAADVHDLKSRLQWGQPALTIVDVRDRTSYNHGHISGAIPIPLDSLASRAKTALHTERHIYVYGENDQQTAEAAKLLRDTGYAEVAGIEGGFSAWKTAGGAIEGLDA, from the coding sequence ATGAGTAGTAATTTAGCGGCTGATGTTCACGATCTCAAGTCCCGTCTGCAATGGGGACAACCAGCTTTAACAATTGTTGATGTGCGCGATCGCACGAGCTACAATCATGGTCATATCAGCGGGGCAATACCCATCCCGTTGGACAGCTTGGCATCTCGGGCCAAAACTGCTTTGCATACAGAACGCCATATCTATGTTTATGGCGAAAATGACCAGCAAACAGCCGAAGCAGCTAAGCTATTGCGTGATACTGGCTATGCTGAGGTAGCTGGAATCGAAGGTGGTTTTTCTGCCTGGAAAACAGCTGGCGGTGCTATAGAGGGTTTAGACGCTTAA
- a CDS encoding adenosine deaminase produces MALYAELHRHLGGSVVPRVLWRYFERHSSELISRFADYSDFEDFYTRPRNTLDEYLELHTLVESVQTVETLPYFIYRLMRGAYIFENLAYLELRYTPYLRTPEHLSQSQRIDKMAEIVKVVGQASHLSEYPIVTSQILCMHSRLPYEVNKAIVDLAAQNKEHVCGIDVAGGDSYYADRMEEWIRLYDYARSQGVNTTGHLYETTAGCYPQLLPYLMRIGHGIQIPLLSPELLKDVARRGQCLEVCPTTYLKTGTLDDIRQLQLVFDRCFEAGVDIAICTDNAGLHNVRLPFEYENLLTYDIISFEQLQACQDAAFRHAFAWPYSQRPVSLLNGLLKPDDAKVLAIKD; encoded by the coding sequence ATGGCTTTATATGCTGAATTGCATCGTCATCTAGGGGGTTCGGTTGTACCTCGTGTTTTATGGCGATATTTTGAGAGACATTCATCTGAGTTGATTTCTCGCTTTGCTGACTATTCAGACTTTGAAGATTTTTACACCCGACCACGCAACACCCTAGATGAGTATCTGGAATTGCACACCTTAGTAGAAAGTGTGCAAACTGTCGAGACTTTACCTTACTTTATTTACCGCTTGATGCGGGGTGCTTATATTTTTGAAAATTTGGCTTATCTGGAACTGCGTTACACTCCCTATTTGCGGACACCTGAACATCTAAGTCAATCCCAGAGAATTGACAAGATGGCAGAAATTGTCAAAGTTGTAGGACAAGCTAGTCACCTGTCAGAATATCCAATTGTTACCAGCCAAATTCTTTGTATGCACTCGCGCCTACCTTATGAGGTGAATAAGGCAATTGTTGATTTGGCGGCACAAAACAAAGAACATGTTTGTGGTATAGATGTAGCAGGGGGTGATAGTTACTATGCCGATCGCATGGAAGAATGGATTAGGCTGTATGATTATGCGCGATCGCAAGGCGTTAACACCACAGGGCATCTATATGAAACCACTGCTGGTTGTTATCCCCAACTGTTACCTTATTTAATGCGAATTGGTCACGGTATCCAAATTCCTCTGTTGTCTCCAGAGTTACTCAAGGATGTGGCTAGACGTGGACAATGTTTAGAAGTTTGCCCCACAACTTACTTGAAAACTGGTACTTTAGACGATATTCGTCAACTCCAATTAGTTTTTGACCGTTGTTTCGAGGCTGGGGTAGATATTGCGATTTGCACCGATAATGCTGGGTTGCATAATGTCCGTTTGCCATTTGAATACGAAAATCTTTTGACTTACGACATTATTAGCTTTGAACAACTACAAGCTTGTCAAGATGCAGCTTTCCGCCATGCTTTTGCTTGGCCTTATAGTCAACGTCCTGTGTCTTTGTTAAACGGATTGCTAAAACCCGATGATGCTAAAGTTTTGGCAATTAAAGATTAA
- a CDS encoding response regulator has product MNNLQVLDGLRVLVVDDNKDNLMLIQFIFEEYNAQVTLLTSASAALEAITDLKPNILISDIGMPQEDGYWLIRKVRDLTPQVRQIPAIALTAHASFEARTQAMEAGFTTYITKPFDPDELITAASNLALEHKN; this is encoded by the coding sequence ATGAATAATCTACAAGTCTTAGATGGATTGCGGGTGCTGGTAGTCGATGACAACAAAGATAACCTGATGTTGATCCAGTTCATTTTTGAAGAATATAATGCTCAAGTAACTTTACTCACATCAGCCTCAGCAGCTCTGGAAGCAATTACCGACTTGAAACCAAATATTCTGATCAGCGATATTGGAATGCCGCAAGAAGATGGTTATTGGCTAATTCGTAAAGTCCGAGATCTCACTCCACAAGTAAGACAGATTCCGGCTATAGCTTTGACAGCACATGCATCTTTTGAAGCACGTACTCAGGCAATGGAAGCAGGTTTTACTACATACATAACAAAGCCATTTGACCCTGATGAATTAATCACAGCTGCATCAAACCTCGCTCTCGAACACAAAAATTAA
- a CDS encoding adenylosuccinate synthase, with the protein MANVIVIGSQWGDEGKGKITDLLSRSADVVVRYQGGVNAGHTIVVKGQTFKLHLIPSGILYPDTECIIGCGTVIDPQVLIAELDQLEKLNISTNNLLISETAHVTMPYHRLIDRASEERRGSHKIGTTGRGIGPTYADKSERTGIRVLDLMDPQALREQLEWTINYKNVILEKLYNLPPLDPQEVIEQYLGYADRLRPYVVDTSLKIYDAVLRRRNILFEGAQGTLLDLDHGTYPYVTSSNPVAGGACVGTGLGPTMIDRVIGVSKAYTTRVGEGPFPTELDGEVGELLCDRGAEFGTTTGRKRRCGWFDAVIGRYAVRINGMDCMAITKMDVLDELEEIKVCVAYEIDGERSEHFPTSSRLFARCRPIYKTLPGWQVSTTHCRTLEDLPQQALDYLKFLAELMEVPIAIVSLGASRDQTIIVEDPIHGPKRALLHPDGTPASLLSA; encoded by the coding sequence TTGGCTAACGTCATTGTGATAGGCTCCCAGTGGGGCGATGAAGGGAAAGGTAAAATAACTGACTTACTCAGCCGCTCCGCAGATGTTGTGGTACGTTACCAAGGGGGTGTCAATGCTGGACACACCATTGTAGTGAAGGGTCAGACCTTTAAGCTGCATTTGATTCCCTCTGGTATTTTGTATCCTGATACTGAATGCATTATCGGCTGTGGAACAGTCATAGATCCACAGGTTTTGATAGCAGAACTCGACCAACTAGAAAAACTAAACATTTCTACCAACAATCTGCTGATTTCTGAAACAGCCCATGTAACGATGCCTTACCATCGGTTGATTGACCGAGCATCGGAAGAACGAAGGGGAAGTCATAAAATCGGCACCACTGGTCGAGGAATTGGCCCTACCTATGCTGATAAATCAGAGCGTACAGGCATCAGGGTTTTAGACTTGATGGATCCACAAGCACTGCGTGAGCAGTTGGAATGGACAATTAATTATAAGAACGTTATTTTAGAAAAACTTTACAACTTGCCGCCTTTAGACCCTCAAGAGGTGATCGAGCAGTATTTAGGGTATGCCGATCGCTTGCGACCATACGTAGTTGATACCTCATTGAAAATATACGATGCTGTGCTGCGGCGGCGCAATATTTTATTTGAAGGGGCACAGGGTACGCTCCTGGACTTAGATCATGGGACTTATCCCTACGTTACCTCCTCCAACCCGGTAGCTGGCGGAGCTTGCGTTGGGACGGGTCTAGGGCCGACAATGATAGATCGGGTGATTGGGGTATCGAAAGCCTACACCACGCGAGTCGGAGAAGGGCCATTTCCCACCGAATTAGATGGAGAAGTGGGAGAATTGTTGTGCGATCGCGGTGCTGAATTTGGTACAACTACCGGACGTAAGCGTCGCTGCGGCTGGTTTGATGCCGTCATCGGTCGTTATGCCGTGCGAATCAACGGTATGGACTGTATGGCGATTACCAAAATGGATGTCCTCGACGAACTAGAAGAAATCAAAGTTTGTGTCGCCTATGAAATAGATGGCGAACGCAGCGAACACTTCCCCACCAGTTCCCGTCTATTTGCCCGCTGTCGTCCCATCTACAAAACCTTACCAGGATGGCAAGTGTCCACAACACACTGCCGCACCCTAGAAGACTTGCCACAGCAAGCACTGGACTATCTAAAATTCTTAGCAGAATTAATGGAAGTCCCGATCGCGATCGTTTCTTTAGGAGCTAGCCGCGATCAAACCATAATTGTAGAAGACCCCATCCACGGCCCCAAACGCGCCTTGTTGCACCCTGATGGGACACCAGCTTCTCTACTGAGTGCTTAG
- a CDS encoding 50S ribosomal protein L25/general stress protein Ctc has translation MPVTVECQKRPEGSKPKALRRSGEIPANLYGHKGTESISLTINAKTVERLLKKASVNNTLIDLNVTDIPWRGKAILRELQVHPAKGTPYHLSFFAVAGHGDTNVGVPLRFVGNPIGVKQEGGFLDTVITELQVSCSLENIPEVIEIDVSNLQIGDSLRLHELVLPQGVTPLGEADQVLASVSQPQISAEAEAEAETQTQS, from the coding sequence ATGCCTGTCACAGTCGAATGTCAAAAGCGGCCAGAAGGTAGCAAACCTAAAGCTTTGCGCCGTTCTGGAGAAATACCTGCCAATTTATACGGTCATAAGGGTACAGAGTCAATTTCTTTGACGATTAATGCCAAAACTGTTGAGCGCTTGCTCAAAAAAGCCTCAGTCAACAACACGTTGATTGATTTAAATGTTACTGATATACCTTGGCGGGGCAAGGCCATATTACGAGAACTTCAAGTTCATCCCGCAAAAGGTACACCCTACCACCTCAGCTTTTTTGCAGTTGCGGGTCATGGCGACACCAATGTAGGAGTACCGCTGCGTTTTGTGGGAAATCCTATAGGTGTTAAACAAGAAGGTGGTTTTTTAGACACTGTGATCACCGAATTGCAAGTGAGTTGTTCTCTTGAGAACATTCCAGAGGTAATTGAAATTGATGTCTCTAACCTGCAAATTGGAGACAGCTTGCGTCTCCACGAGCTAGTCTTGCCTCAAGGGGTGACACCTCTAGGTGAAGCGGATCAAGTCTTGGCCAGCGTTTCGCAGCCGCAAATCAGTGCTGAAGCTGAGGCTGAGGCTGAAACACAGACACAGAGTTAA
- a CDS encoding AAA family ATPase produces MTPATLPAIIQQMLQPGFYPHAVTEPIELIQTHISYVLLTGDYAYKLKKPVNFGFLDFSTLSKRQHFCHEELRLNQRGAAELYLEVLPVTLANEQYHLDGTGETVEYVLKMRQFPQDLLFSSLFEQGKLNEADLEELGRVVAEYHAQAQTNDYIRSFGEVPQVRAAFDENYEQSEKYIGGPQTQEQFTQTQQYTDKFFAERTELFASRIQNNYIRECHGDLHLKNIALWQDKITLFDCIEFNEPFRFVDVMYDVAFTVMDLEARKRQDLGNAFLNAYIEQTGDWEGLQVLPLYLSRQAYVRAKVTSFLLDDPSVPLSVKEEATKTASNYYKQAWEYTQPKQGQLILMSGLSGSGKSTTARYLALQLGAIQIRSDAVRKHLGGIPLSERGGDDLYTPEMTQKTYARLLNLGIILASQGFSVILDAKYDRQQLRLEAIALAEKHHLPLKIIHCTAPLDVVKERLVNRTGDIADATVDLLESQLKQAETFSDAEKPYVQIWDTTQPQLN; encoded by the coding sequence ATGACACCAGCAACCCTTCCAGCTATAATTCAGCAAATGTTGCAGCCGGGATTTTATCCCCATGCAGTAACAGAACCTATTGAACTAATTCAAACCCACATTTCTTATGTGCTGTTGACTGGAGATTACGCATATAAGCTGAAAAAACCTGTTAATTTTGGCTTTTTGGATTTTTCCACTTTGTCAAAGCGGCAACATTTTTGTCACGAAGAGTTGCGACTGAATCAGCGGGGTGCTGCTGAACTGTATTTAGAAGTTTTGCCTGTGACTTTGGCAAACGAGCAATACCATCTAGATGGAACTGGCGAGACTGTAGAATATGTGCTGAAGATGCGCCAGTTTCCCCAAGATTTGCTGTTTAGCTCACTTTTTGAACAAGGTAAGCTAAATGAGGCAGACTTAGAGGAATTGGGGCGGGTAGTGGCTGAGTACCATGCTCAAGCACAGACAAATGATTATATTCGTAGTTTTGGTGAAGTGCCCCAAGTACGCGCTGCCTTTGATGAAAATTACGAGCAAAGTGAGAAGTATATCGGTGGCCCCCAGACACAGGAACAGTTTACCCAAACACAGCAATACACAGATAAATTTTTTGCAGAACGTACAGAATTATTTGCTAGCAGAATTCAAAATAACTACATTCGTGAATGTCACGGGGATTTACATCTGAAAAATATTGCTCTGTGGCAAGATAAAATCACGCTGTTTGATTGCATTGAATTTAATGAACCGTTTCGCTTTGTCGATGTTATGTATGATGTAGCGTTTACGGTGATGGATTTGGAGGCGCGAAAACGCCAAGATTTGGGTAATGCATTTTTAAATGCTTATATCGAGCAAACTGGAGATTGGGAAGGTTTGCAAGTATTGCCTTTGTATTTAAGTCGTCAAGCTTACGTTAGAGCAAAGGTAACTTCATTTTTATTAGATGATCCGAGTGTACCCCTGTCAGTCAAGGAAGAAGCTACAAAAACAGCTTCTAACTATTACAAGCAGGCTTGGGAATATACTCAACCTAAACAAGGGCAACTGATTTTGATGTCGGGATTGTCTGGTTCTGGGAAAAGTACAACAGCACGATATTTAGCTTTGCAACTGGGGGCAATTCAAATTCGTTCAGATGCAGTGCGTAAACATTTGGGAGGAATTCCCCTGTCGGAACGTGGCGGAGATGATTTATATACACCTGAAATGACCCAAAAAACTTATGCACGATTGCTAAATTTGGGGATTATACTAGCTAGTCAAGGTTTTTCAGTAATTTTAGATGCTAAGTATGACCGACAACAGCTACGCCTAGAAGCGATCGCCCTAGCCGAAAAACACCATCTTCCCCTGAAAATTATTCACTGCACAGCACCCTTAGATGTTGTAAAAGAGCGTCTTGTCAACCGTACTGGTGATATTGCAGATGCTACTGTAGATTTACTGGAATCACAACTCAAGCAAGCTGAAACTTTCAGCGATGCAGAAAAACCCTACGTCCAAATTTGGGATACAACTCAACCACAATTAAACTAG